Proteins encoded by one window of Candidatus Mesenet endosymbiont of Phosphuga atrata:
- the miaB gene encoding tRNA (N6-isopentenyl adenosine(37)-C2)-methylthiotransferase MiaB: protein MRGLYIKTYGCQMNVYDSMLMQNIIKPLGFTVVEDMQNANLIVLNTCHIREKAVEKLYSELGQIHKLKKQKRDITIVVAGCVAQAEGEEVFSRAPFVDVVVGPQSIHTLPELIVKAERDKGRAINIDFPEVSKFDKLPHYKQNQSISALLSIQEGCDKFCTFCVVPYTRGAEYSRPVNEVFREALSLVESGVKEITLLGQNVNAYHGECDERSWTLGELISYLAKIKGLERIRYTTSHPKDMHQTLYESHATEPKLMPFLHLPVQSGSDKVLHSMNRKHTASDYLDIIDNLRKLKPNIAFSSDFIVGFPGETEKDFEETIKMVEKVGFTQSYSFKYSPRPGTPGAERKDQVSEEIKTDRLARLQKLISEKQLEYNKKMVGRTLSVLFDGKKGKYKNQIIGKTPYMQSVCIYDPEGEYCGKIIDINILAANQNSLTGETLIKEKVRKNI from the coding sequence GAATGTTTACGATTCAATGCTTATGCAAAATATAATTAAACCACTTGGGTTTACTGTTGTTGAGGATATGCAAAATGCCAACCTTATTGTACTTAACACTTGTCATATACGGGAAAAAGCAGTAGAAAAATTATATTCAGAGCTTGGGCAAATTCATAAATTAAAAAAACAAAAGAGAGATATCACAATAGTTGTTGCTGGTTGCGTGGCACAAGCAGAAGGTGAAGAGGTCTTCAGTAGAGCACCATTTGTTGATGTTGTTGTAGGTCCTCAAAGCATACATACGCTACCAGAACTGATAGTGAAAGCAGAACGTGATAAAGGTAGAGCGATTAATATTGATTTTCCTGAGGTATCTAAATTTGATAAACTACCTCACTATAAACAGAATCAAAGTATATCTGCACTTCTTTCAATCCAAGAAGGGTGTGATAAATTCTGTACTTTCTGCGTTGTTCCTTATACTCGTGGCGCGGAATATTCACGTCCAGTAAATGAAGTATTTCGTGAAGCATTAAGCTTAGTTGAGAGCGGAGTTAAGGAAATTACATTACTTGGACAGAACGTTAACGCTTATCATGGTGAGTGTGATGAAAGGTCATGGACTCTGGGTGAACTTATTAGTTATTTAGCTAAGATAAAGGGATTAGAACGCATTCGCTACACAACTTCTCACCCTAAAGATATGCATCAAACTTTGTATGAATCTCACGCAACAGAGCCTAAACTTATGCCATTTTTGCATTTACCTGTGCAGTCTGGTTCTGATAAAGTACTACATTCTATGAATAGGAAGCATACTGCATCTGACTACTTAGATATTATTGATAACCTCCGCAAGCTAAAACCTAACATAGCATTTTCTTCTGACTTTATTGTTGGGTTTCCTGGTGAAACAGAAAAAGACTTTGAGGAGACTATAAAAATGGTTGAAAAGGTAGGGTTTACACAGAGCTACAGTTTTAAATATAGCCCAAGGCCAGGTACTCCTGGTGCAGAGCGCAAAGATCAAGTATCAGAAGAAATAAAAACTGATCGTTTAGCACGGCTACAAAAGCTAATCAGTGAAAAACAACTGGAATATAATAAAAAAATGGTAGGTCGTACTTTATCAGTGCTATTTGATGGTAAGAAAGGTAAATACAAAAATCAAATCATTGGCAAAACTCCATATATGCAATCTGTTTGTATTTATGATCCAGAGGGTGAATACTGTGGTAAGATAATAGACATTAATATACTTGCAGCTAATCAGAATAGCTTAACTGGAGAAACATTAATTAAAGAAAAGGTTAGAAAAAATATTTAA
- a CDS encoding alpha/beta fold hydrolase has translation MYLECIKKYLSITLIIVSVILLISYHKLLLNNDNVLFTCVAKRCEKASPLNQDGVIVLHGIFRTSSSMRSLSRFLEGSGFKVLNLNYPSTKYPIEKLADMIHKDISQFASSVTGKVHFVGYSMGGLLIRAYFNKYKPDKLGRVVMIGTPNHGSEVADFLKNFMLYKKLYGPAGQQLITNQDGFKEIFANTDFELGIIAGNKSIDPISSKLINKPSDGKVSVDSTKLEGAKDHIVLPYSHTFFHQISKCLDKF, from the coding sequence TTGTATTTAGAATGTATTAAAAAATATCTGTCTATTACACTGATTATTGTCAGTGTAATACTTTTAATATCATATCATAAGTTGTTGCTAAATAATGATAATGTATTATTTACTTGTGTTGCAAAAAGATGTGAAAAAGCATCACCTTTAAATCAAGATGGTGTTATTGTCCTTCATGGAATTTTCCGTACTAGTAGTAGTATGAGAAGTTTATCTAGATTCCTTGAAGGATCAGGTTTTAAAGTTTTAAATCTCAACTATCCTTCTACTAAGTATCCAATTGAAAAATTAGCTGATATGATTCATAAAGATATTAGCCAATTTGCCTCATCAGTTACAGGAAAAGTACATTTTGTTGGATACTCGATGGGTGGATTATTAATCAGAGCGTATTTTAACAAATATAAACCAGATAAGCTTGGACGTGTGGTAATGATTGGTACTCCAAATCATGGAAGTGAAGTTGCAGATTTTTTAAAGAATTTCATGCTTTACAAAAAACTTTATGGTCCTGCAGGACAGCAACTCATTACGAATCAGGATGGTTTTAAGGAAATTTTTGCTAATACAGATTTTGAGCTTGGCATTATTGCTGGTAATAAATCCATTGATCCAATCTCATCAAAGCTTATTAATAAGCCAAGTGATGGTAAGGTTTCTGTTGACAGTACAAAGCTTGAGGGAGCAAAAGATCATATTGTGCTGCCATACAGTCATACTTTTTTCCATCAAATAAGCAAATGTTTAGACAAGTTCTAA